The proteins below are encoded in one region of Methanothrix sp.:
- a CDS encoding metallophosphoesterase: protein MRFLPVAGEAVLIAEGRHRVMVVADVHLGIEYELWLGGANVPSQTGKLLNHLLALMKAHEPDRLVVLGDLKHNVPRTSWQERVEVPDFLNALSQILEVTVVPGNHDTGLRDLAGGAEVCEPEGTVIDGIGYFHGHTWPGPEVLSAKSLVTAHLHPSIRLVDPLGASRSERVWVRAFSNEHGKEIVVMPAFNPLCGSLPLNEMNDEKGPIMKLVDLSRSMIYLLDGTYLGRLGEIIATQRYRKR, encoded by the coding sequence CCGGTCGCAGGAGAGGCTGTCCTCATTGCAGAGGGCAGACACAGGGTTATGGTGGTCGCAGATGTTCATCTTGGCATCGAGTACGAGCTTTGGCTCGGAGGTGCGAACGTTCCGAGCCAGACCGGAAAGCTGCTCAACCATCTTTTAGCCCTGATGAAAGCACATGAGCCAGACAGGCTGGTCGTGCTCGGCGACCTGAAGCACAACGTTCCCAGAACGAGCTGGCAGGAGCGGGTCGAGGTGCCGGATTTTCTCAACGCGCTATCCCAGATCTTGGAGGTCACCGTGGTCCCGGGAAATCACGATACAGGTCTGCGGGATCTTGCGGGAGGAGCAGAGGTGTGCGAGCCTGAGGGCACGGTGATCGATGGAATCGGCTACTTCCACGGCCACACCTGGCCAGGCCCCGAGGTGCTCTCAGCTAAAAGCCTCGTCACCGCTCACCTTCACCCATCGATCAGGCTCGTGGATCCCCTGGGGGCATCGAGGAGCGAGCGGGTTTGGGTCAGGGCATTCTCGAACGAGCACGGAAAAGAGATCGTGGTCATGCCTGCCTTCAACCCGCTCTGCGGCAGCCTGCCCCTGAACGAGATGAACGATGAGAAGGGGCCGATCATGAAGCTGGTTGATCTGAGCCGTTCCATGATATACCTTCTCGACGGCACATATCTGGGAAGGCTTGGAGAGATAATTGCAACTCAGAGGTACAGAAAGAGATGA
- a CDS encoding right-handed parallel beta-helix repeat-containing protein, which produces MRFIVLILLAISASAADIDVRPTGSLADALGSASDGDTIYLQPGTYRESLIVNKTVTIRGPENAIIEPPGGITILADGVVLSGITIRGSGITIESNGSRIEGCNVSLCNGSGVVIKGAGNTIINSSITRNSFAGIEILGSNSTVKWNRISANDDCGIIVYGDGNVVESNALLENVHDGMEVEGSSNMISGNNISMTRGAGIELLNMSSGNMIEGNTIYGSEECGIEVIESYENNISGNSLIGNGFGIKTERATNNLISGNRVQGSVEDGIIISDESSCNTVHKNNASQNHGAGVRIEGSKDNMVIGNTVHSNAVGIDISRSENNTIRGNRVVMNGVGIHLDIYSTDNTLYHNAMIDNRQSALDGSVHYGRNIWDNGSEGNYYSDHVCQELCGAYEIPSGEEINSMDRFPLSSWDEGFMYVRFVWPIPGCVPAYAKGLAI; this is translated from the coding sequence ATGAGGTTTATAGTCCTCATACTGCTCGCTATATCTGCCAGTGCTGCAGATATCGATGTTCGGCCCACGGGATCTTTAGCAGATGCGCTCGGTTCCGCATCAGATGGAGACACAATTTACCTCCAGCCAGGAACATACCGCGAGAGCCTGATCGTAAACAAAACGGTGACCATCAGAGGGCCAGAAAATGCGATAATTGAGCCTCCGGGAGGCATCACCATACTTGCAGATGGCGTGGTTCTGAGCGGTATCACCATCCGAGGTTCCGGAATAACCATCGAGTCAAATGGCAGCAGGATCGAGGGCTGCAACGTGAGCTTGTGCAACGGATCTGGCGTGGTGATAAAAGGTGCCGGCAACACCATCATTAACAGCAGCATAACCAGAAACAGCTTTGCAGGCATCGAGATCCTGGGCAGCAACAGCACAGTGAAGTGGAACAGAATCAGCGCAAACGATGATTGTGGAATCATAGTGTACGGTGATGGTAATGTAGTAGAGAGCAATGCGCTTCTCGAGAACGTCCATGACGGAATGGAGGTGGAGGGCTCCAGCAACATGATCTCAGGTAACAACATCTCGATGACCCGTGGCGCAGGGATAGAGCTGCTGAACATGTCCAGCGGGAATATGATAGAGGGCAATACCATCTATGGCAGTGAAGAGTGCGGCATAGAGGTCATAGAGTCATACGAAAATAACATCTCCGGGAACAGCCTCATTGGAAACGGTTTTGGGATAAAAACAGAGCGTGCAACAAACAACCTGATATCCGGCAATAGAGTACAGGGCAGCGTGGAGGACGGCATAATCATCTCAGATGAGAGCAGCTGTAACACAGTTCATAAGAACAACGCAAGCCAGAACCATGGGGCGGGCGTGAGGATAGAGGGATCAAAGGATAACATGGTGATCGGAAACACTGTGCACAGCAACGCGGTGGGCATAGACATATCCCGCTCTGAAAACAATACCATCCGTGGCAACCGTGTGGTGATGAATGGTGTGGGCATTCATCTGGACATCTACAGCACGGACAACACGCTCTACCACAACGCTATGATCGATAACAGGCAGAGCGCATTGGATGGCTCGGTGCACTACGGGAGGAACATCTGGGACAACGGCAGCGAGGGCAACTACTACAGCGATCACGTCTGCCAGGAGTTATGCGGTGCGTATGAAATACCTAGCGGCGAGGAGATAAACAGCATGGACAGATTCCCGCTGAGCTCCTGGGATGAAGGGTTCATGTATGTGAGGTTCGTGTGGCCTATCCCCGGATGCGTGCCTGCATACGCTAAGGGCCTGGCCATATGA
- a CDS encoding pentapeptide repeat-containing protein, whose amino-acid sequence MSTACALDICDRSDLRLSDMRGRDLSGAHLNQSDLTGADLRGANLSGAYLRSAWLVNANLEGASLAGADLSMADLSGANLNGSDLSRAKLRNARLSGATLVNANLTMADCTEAMMDDVSLTDAEMTSTRFFRTDLTGAVFSGASLSHANFVGAHLSWADLSNGRFKESQFSRAELYGANLTGTDLSGSDFTRSYMMRARMAGANLRGASLDYADLTEADMRDSDLSSCRMRYADLSGANLAGADVSEVVLDSVKTTGVNLSGANLYKTSLFNLDLRDIDMRGVQIKKAKMDTVFLTNSNLAGAVLNDVTMHMVEMTNVDLSGASLRNIEYDEFTLRSLKKANLDRATMDDRLKSDLSG is encoded by the coding sequence ATGAGTACTGCATGTGCACTGGATATCTGCGATCGATCGGATCTCCGCTTATCCGACATGCGCGGCCGGGATCTCAGCGGTGCGCATCTCAACCAGTCAGACCTGACGGGCGCGGATCTCAGGGGCGCGAACCTGAGTGGAGCCTATCTGAGATCCGCATGGCTTGTCAACGCAAACCTCGAGGGGGCGTCGCTGGCAGGCGCTGACCTGAGCATGGCGGATCTCAGCGGTGCGAACCTCAACGGCTCGGATCTCTCCAGGGCGAAGCTCAGGAACGCGCGGCTCAGCGGCGCAACTCTTGTCAATGCAAATCTGACAATGGCAGACTGCACGGAGGCCATGATGGATGATGTCTCTCTGACGGATGCAGAGATGACGAGCACTAGGTTCTTCCGCACGGATCTGACAGGCGCGGTCTTCTCCGGTGCGTCGCTGAGCCATGCGAACTTCGTCGGCGCACATCTTAGCTGGGCTGACCTGAGCAATGGCAGGTTCAAGGAGAGCCAGTTCTCCAGGGCCGAGCTCTACGGAGCGAATCTGACAGGCACAGATCTCAGCGGCTCAGACTTCACGCGATCATACATGATGAGGGCAAGAATGGCTGGCGCAAATCTGAGGGGGGCCAGCCTGGATTATGCAGACCTGACTGAGGCAGATATGAGGGACTCGGACCTGAGCAGCTGCAGGATGCGCTATGCTGATCTCAGCGGGGCGAACCTGGCAGGCGCGGACGTCTCAGAGGTGGTGCTTGATTCTGTGAAGACGACTGGAGTTAACCTGAGCGGCGCGAACCTGTACAAGACATCGCTGTTCAACCTGGATCTGAGGGACATCGATATGCGTGGAGTGCAGATAAAGAAGGCAAAGATGGACACGGTCTTCCTCACAAACTCAAACCTCGCAGGTGCGGTGCTGAACGATGTGACGATGCACATGGTCGAGATGACCAACGTGGATCTGAGCGGTGCAAGCCTGCGGAACATCGAGTACGATGAGTTCACGCTGAGATCGCTCAAAAAGGCGAATCTCGATCGCGCCACAATGGACGACCGCCTGAAGTCCGACCTGAGCGGGTGA
- a CDS encoding transcription factor S gives MEFCPACKSMMIPREGMMVCRKCGMRIPKSSNNPIVSVTNKLERSVPVLEQESAGLPTTKAKCPECGNDTAYWWLRQLRAADESEVRFFRCTKCGNTWREYD, from the coding sequence ATGGAGTTCTGCCCTGCGTGTAAGAGCATGATGATCCCCAGGGAGGGGATGATGGTATGCAGAAAGTGCGGTATGAGGATACCGAAGAGCTCGAACAACCCGATCGTCTCGGTGACAAACAAGCTCGAGAGGTCTGTGCCCGTGCTTGAGCAGGAGTCTGCAGGCCTGCCGACAACAAAAGCGAAATGCCCTGAGTGCGGGAACGATACTGCCTACTGGTGGCTCAGACAGCTGAGAGCCGCTGACGAGTCTGAGGTCCGCTTCTTCAGATGCACAAAGTGCGGGAATACCTGGAGAGAGTATGACTGA
- a CDS encoding DNA polymerase sliding clamp translates to MLKAVIDAETLRDAIEAVSSLVDEVKFTISEKGLELKAVDPANVAMVSLRIDASAFEFYQATPGEIGVDLVRLSDLLSMADRGERVRLELLEDERKLRIGVGSLSYTLSLIDPSAIRKEPRIPELDLPAHVTIPGAEFRRAIKAAEKVSDHVVLGVKDDVFYMEAKGDIDALKLTMPSSELLDMKPGEARSLFSLDYLSDMSKSIGKAPEVKLEIGIDYPLRISFRLNEVYVSYLLAPRIEQE, encoded by the coding sequence ATGCTGAAGGCAGTTATTGATGCAGAAACCCTGCGGGATGCGATCGAGGCAGTATCTTCCTTGGTCGATGAGGTCAAGTTTACGATATCTGAGAAAGGTCTCGAGCTCAAGGCGGTCGATCCGGCGAATGTCGCAATGGTCTCACTCAGGATCGATGCATCCGCATTCGAGTTCTATCAGGCAACCCCTGGGGAGATCGGGGTCGATCTCGTGCGTCTGAGCGATCTGCTGAGCATGGCTGACAGGGGAGAGCGTGTGAGGCTCGAGCTCCTGGAGGATGAGAGGAAGCTCAGGATAGGCGTCGGATCTCTGTCATACACACTGAGCCTGATAGATCCGAGCGCGATACGTAAGGAGCCCAGGATTCCCGAGCTCGATCTCCCAGCGCATGTGACGATCCCCGGTGCGGAGTTCAGAAGGGCTATCAAGGCTGCGGAGAAGGTGAGTGATCATGTGGTGCTTGGTGTTAAAGATGACGTCTTCTACATGGAGGCGAAGGGCGACATAGACGCGCTGAAGCTCACGATGCCGAGCTCCGAGCTTCTCGACATGAAGCCTGGGGAGGCAAGATCTCTGTTCTCGCTGGATTACCTCTCCGACATGAGCAAATCCATAGGAAAGGCACCTGAGGTGAAGCTTGAGATAGGCATCGATTATCCGCTGCGGATCAGCTTCAGGCTGAACGAGGTCTATGTCAGCTACCTCCTGGCGCCCAGAATAGAGCAGGAATGA
- the priL gene encoding DNA primase regulatory subunit PriL, with amino-acid sequence MRTFWYPFTHAAAQDIRHIDAPLEDVLRSRAFQPVRRRALERVRGALQGEIPEADTSDSVKQNVELLSYPLARLIVSCIDDDYLLRRYVLAESKLAHRRLRVSDTEEVLEIARDLGMSPLSEGENFRVHFVDFVVSAARFRSQKWKLINRNLERGYLTVTREELLRLMEERIKDRIQEGLPLDAGGICESLSDQIKSIRDELESSKQSAMVELGEFDRDALPPCMRSLLEQLAAGRNLAHTARFALTSFLLNINLSVEEIIGIFNNSPDFDEEMTRYQIEHIAGSTGTRYTPPSCSTMLTYGNCPGGDELCRRIRHPISYYRRRLRESPKSTAPS; translated from the coding sequence ATGAGGACGTTCTGGTACCCATTCACACATGCAGCAGCACAGGATATCAGGCATATAGATGCGCCCCTTGAGGACGTGCTCAGGAGCAGGGCGTTTCAGCCTGTGAGGCGCAGGGCGCTCGAGCGTGTCCGCGGAGCGCTCCAGGGAGAGATACCGGAAGCGGACACATCAGACAGCGTGAAGCAGAACGTCGAGCTCCTGTCATATCCTCTCGCCAGGCTGATCGTCTCCTGCATCGATGACGATTATCTTCTGAGGCGCTATGTCCTGGCTGAGTCGAAGCTTGCCCACAGGAGGCTGAGGGTCTCCGATACAGAGGAGGTGCTGGAGATCGCCAGGGACCTGGGGATGAGCCCACTCTCTGAGGGGGAGAACTTCAGAGTACACTTTGTGGATTTTGTTGTATCCGCTGCGAGGTTCAGGAGCCAGAAGTGGAAGCTGATCAACAGAAACCTGGAACGCGGCTATCTCACAGTCACCCGCGAAGAGCTGCTCCGCCTGATGGAGGAGAGGATCAAGGACAGGATACAGGAGGGGCTTCCGCTCGATGCTGGAGGCATATGCGAGAGCCTCTCGGATCAAATTAAATCCATAAGAGATGAGCTCGAATCGTCGAAGCAGAGCGCGATGGTGGAGCTCGGCGAGTTCGACAGGGACGCACTGCCGCCGTGCATGAGATCGCTGCTGGAGCAGCTCGCTGCCGGCAGAAACCTGGCCCACACAGCGAGATTCGCGCTCACAAGCTTTCTTCTCAACATAAATCTGAGTGTCGAGGAGATAATCGGCATTTTCAACAACAGCCCAGACTTTGATGAGGAGATGACAAGATACCAGATCGAGCACATCGCTGGATCTACAGGGACTAGATACACCCCGCCGTCCTGCTCCACGATGCTCACATACGGAAACTGCCCCGGGGGCGATGAGCTCTGCAGGCGCATCAGGCACCCGATAAGCTACTACAGGCGCCGCCTGAGGGAATCGCCGAAGTCAACAGCTCCCTCCTGA
- the aroA gene encoding 3-phosphoshikimate 1-carboxyvinyltransferase, with the protein MIVSVSRSSISGTVRAPPSKSYTHRAVLITALSDSGRVHRPLISADTRATISACEAFGAEVKLLGGSLEIQGVSGRPRTPENIIDVLNSGTTLRFMSAVAALTDGAVLTGDSSIRSRPNGPLLKALNELGAEAFSIRGNDRAPLVIRGRLRGGSTSLDGSVSSQFLSALLIACPLSSGDTTISIKGELKSRPYAEITLDILREAGAEIHADGSVFHMHGDQRYRLQEYTVPGDFSSASYPLAAAALAGSARVQGLLPSRQGDSAIVAILREMGADVSWDTERGEVSVSASDLEGTEIDASLTPDLVPTLAVLGAVAEGHTVIKNAEHVRHKETDRIHAMAVELKKMGAKIEERPDGLEIVGGELHGADLHGYHDHRIVMALTLAGIVAGDTRIDTAESVEVSYPGFFDDMRRLGVNLSTSP; encoded by the coding sequence ATGATAGTATCTGTCTCACGCTCCTCCATCTCAGGAACTGTACGCGCACCGCCATCGAAGAGCTACACGCACAGGGCTGTGCTCATCACAGCCCTCTCTGACTCAGGACGCGTCCACAGGCCGCTCATATCCGCAGACACCCGTGCCACGATATCGGCATGCGAGGCCTTCGGGGCTGAGGTGAAGTTACTGGGAGGTTCTCTCGAGATCCAGGGAGTCTCGGGCAGGCCCAGAACCCCTGAGAACATAATAGATGTTCTGAACTCAGGGACGACGCTCAGGTTCATGTCAGCGGTTGCAGCGCTCACCGATGGCGCGGTCCTAACAGGCGACAGCTCGATACGGAGCAGGCCCAACGGCCCGCTTCTCAAGGCGTTAAACGAGCTGGGCGCTGAGGCTTTCTCCATAAGGGGAAACGATCGCGCTCCTCTGGTCATAAGAGGGCGGCTCAGGGGCGGATCAACATCCCTGGATGGCAGCGTGAGCTCGCAGTTCCTCTCAGCACTCCTGATAGCATGCCCGCTATCCAGCGGCGATACGACGATCTCGATAAAGGGTGAGCTGAAGTCCAGGCCGTATGCTGAGATCACTCTGGACATACTGAGAGAGGCCGGGGCTGAGATACATGCTGATGGAAGTGTTTTCCACATGCATGGAGACCAGAGGTACAGGCTTCAGGAGTACACGGTGCCGGGGGATTTCTCATCTGCATCGTATCCGCTCGCGGCAGCCGCGCTTGCAGGCTCTGCTAGAGTGCAGGGCCTGTTACCCTCAAGGCAGGGCGACTCTGCGATAGTTGCGATTCTCAGAGAGATGGGAGCGGACGTCTCCTGGGATACAGAGAGAGGAGAGGTTAGCGTATCAGCGTCAGATCTGGAAGGCACAGAGATAGATGCGAGCCTGACCCCGGATCTTGTGCCAACGCTTGCTGTTCTTGGAGCGGTGGCCGAGGGGCATACAGTTATAAAAAACGCGGAGCACGTGCGCCACAAGGAGACCGACAGGATCCATGCGATGGCTGTCGAGCTGAAGAAGATGGGCGCAAAGATAGAGGAGAGACCTGATGGCCTGGAGATTGTCGGGGGAGAACTGCATGGAGCAGATCTTCACGGATACCACGACCACAGGATTGTGATGGCACTGACGCTTGCAGGAATCGTTGCAGGCGATACAAGGATCGATACAGCCGAATCTGTAGAGGTATCCTATCCGGGGTTCTTTGATGATATGAGAAGGCTTGGAGTGAATCTGAGCACATCTCCGTGA
- a CDS encoding dipeptide/oligopeptide/nickel ABC transporter ATP-binding protein, which translates to MRKIREVLEMYLRAQNVSKIYHEGLLFRRERCVLRDVTVEVGEGQTIGLFGPSGSGKTTLARILAGLEHPSSGAVIFKGRDLRDIMGHEFTEFRRAVQMVFQDPESSLNPLKTIERSLREVLDLLKIPGEEQAAIIREVLEGVGLSEEVLCRFPRQLSGGQNQRIALARALLLNPRIMILDEPTASLDVSIQAQILNLLKDIQRKRGIGYLYISHHPAVMRFMSDRVCELHNGRVVFTGPVEKWEPISNRISGPHGSHSLCTNSCSNILVSSDR; encoded by the coding sequence ATGCGGAAGATCCGTGAGGTGCTGGAGATGTATCTGAGGGCCCAGAACGTGAGCAAGATATACCATGAGGGGCTGCTATTCCGCAGAGAGCGATGCGTGCTCCGCGATGTCACAGTTGAGGTAGGGGAAGGGCAGACTATCGGGCTCTTCGGCCCATCCGGATCTGGAAAGACGACTCTGGCGAGAATACTCGCAGGGCTGGAGCACCCATCGTCCGGTGCAGTGATCTTCAAGGGGAGAGACCTGCGCGATATCATGGGTCATGAGTTCACAGAATTCCGAAGAGCTGTGCAGATGGTGTTCCAGGACCCGGAGTCATCGCTGAACCCCCTGAAGACCATCGAGAGATCGCTCAGGGAGGTACTGGATCTGCTGAAGATACCCGGGGAAGAGCAGGCGGCGATCATAAGAGAGGTTCTGGAGGGGGTGGGTCTGTCTGAGGAGGTGCTCTGTCGCTTTCCGAGGCAGCTCTCTGGCGGGCAGAACCAGAGGATCGCGCTCGCCAGAGCTCTTCTGCTGAATCCGAGGATAATGATACTGGATGAGCCCACAGCATCGCTGGACGTCTCGATCCAGGCACAGATCCTGAATCTGCTGAAGGATATACAGCGTAAAAGGGGCATAGGCTACCTCTACATCTCGCACCATCCTGCTGTGATGAGATTCATGTCGGATCGTGTCTGCGAGCTGCACAACGGCAGGGTTGTCTTCACAGGACCGGTCGAAAAATGGGAGCCGATAAGCAACAGGATCTCTGGGCCGCATGGTTCCCACAGCCTCTGCACGAACTCATGCTCGAATATCCTTGTGAGCTCCGATCGGTAA